Proteins encoded together in one Impatiens glandulifera chromosome 1, dImpGla2.1, whole genome shotgun sequence window:
- the LOC124931610 gene encoding uncharacterized protein LOC124931610, which yields MEINEELTPRAEEVAPMAVEEVSMTVGEEVPMTEGQGARKVEEEEAPMTEGKGGHKAEEAPMAVEEEVPMTEEKGTLKVEEEEVPMTEGREAPRAVEEEVPMTEGKGDRRAEEEEGPMDVEEAPMAVEEVPMAVEEVPMTVGEEVPMTEGQGARKVEEEEAPMTEGKGGHKAEEAPMAVDEEVPMTEEKGARKVEEEEVPMTEGREALRAVEEEVPMTEGKEDRRAEEEEGPMDVEEVPMAVEEEVRRAEGDEARRAKEEAEKRFVEKDYNGASSYALRAQMLCPSLEGIKEMKATFDVYAASETKINGESDFYAVFGLKPFAIKARIINQYTDMRGLLNPYCNKTVGAEGAFKLLLEAWNILSDLSERTSYDIRRNTRGDSFWTKCTTCGVQYEYLLKYLNKKLSCKNCRLVFMAINEGLAPPDGSYPFRDCQHFPAPANGYASQHGAITNIPTTNGVAVPKSKRKSYSGSSVEVADTNLTIPREEHTIGNDNKSTKSLYESSKLGSSSKRKRLDDRGIAKPSNNLSDMEPSLPIFDSRKLVPIFDSRKLLINRALSEIRKKLPEIRKADAELAALKKNLANLPQKASAAGAAGSSGGGGEVVVSNKPSTATISGTVEHQSVVRRTSMHMTVPDSDFHNFDSERSEECFKAKQIWAIYDEEDGMPRLYCLIRQVISVSPFKVAISYMNSKSVSEFGSVNWIESGFTKSCGNFRTSNIDVVEEVNIFSHVLSREKTTRGGCLRIYPRSGDIWAIYKNWSSEWNRETPSEVRHQYEMVEIMMDYDEEDGVCMCPLVKVDGYRTVYGRNPDKGSICRVLKKEMLRFSHCVPSWRIRGAEKTDDLPECCWDLDPAATQDGLILQKQEEEEEEEAEAEAEAGNLK from the exons ATGGAAATTAATGAAGAATTGACTCCCAGAGCGGAAGAGGTGGCTCCTATGGCGGTAGAGGAGGTTTCTATGACGGTAGGGGAGGAGGTTCCCATGACAGAAGGGCAGGGGGCTCGTaaggtggaagaggaggaggctccCATGACAGAAGGGAAGGGGGGTCATAAGGCGGAAGAGGCTCCTATGGCGGTAGAGGAGGAGGTTCCCATGACAGAAGAGAAGGGGACTCTTAAGGTGGAAGAGGAAGAGGTTCCCATGACAGAAGGAAGGGAGGCTCCTAGGGCGGTAGAGGAGGAGGTTCCCATGACAGAAGGGAAGGGGGATCGTAGGGCAGAAGAGGAGGAGGGTCCTATGGATGTAGAGGAGGCTCCTATGGCGGTAGAGGAGGTTCCCATGGCGGTAGAGGAGGTTCCTATGACGGTAGGGGAGGAGGTTCCCATGACAGAAGGGCAGGGGGCTCGTaaggtggaagaggaggaggctccCATGACAGAAGGGAAGGGGGGTCATAAGGCGGAAGAGGCTCCTATGGCGGTAGACGAGGAGGTTCCCATGACAGAAGAGAAGGGGGCTCGTAAGGTGGAAGAGGAAGAGGTTCCCATGACAGAAGGAAGGGAGGCTCTTAGGGCGGTAGAGGAGGAGGTTCCCATGACAGAAGGGAAGGAGGATCGTAGGGCAGAAGAGGAGGAGGGTCCTATGGATGTAGAGGAGGTTCCCATGGCGGTAGAGGAGGAGGTTCGAAGGGCAGAAGGAGATGAGGCTCGCAGGGCCAAAGAAGAGGCTGAGAAAAGATTTGTTGAGAAAGACTATAATGGTGCTAGTAGCTATGCTTTGAGAGCTCAAATGCTTTGTCCCAGTTTGGAGGGTATAAAGGAAATGAAAGCTACATTTGACGTCTATGCTGCATCTGAGACAAAGATCAATGGGGAAAGTGATTTCTATGCAGTTTTTGGTCTAAAACCATTTGCCATTAAGGCTAGGATCATTAATCAGTATACAGATATGCGTGGTCTACTCAACCCGTATTGCAACAAAACTGTTGGGGCAGAAGGGGCATTTAAGCTTCTATTGGAAGCATGGAATATATTGTCCGACCTAAGTGAACGAACCTCGTACGATATCAGGAGAAATACTAG ggGTGATTCCTTTTGGACAAAATGCACCACTTGTGGCGTGCAGTATGAGTATCTCCTGAAGTACTTGAACAAAAAACTATCCTGCAAAAACTGTCGTCTTGTTTTCATGGCAATTAACGAGGGACTAGCCCCTCCAGATGGCTCGTATCCTTTCCGTGattgtcaacattttcctgcTCCTGCAAACGGTTATGCAAGTCAACATGGGGCTATTACAAATATCCCAACCACAAATGGAGTCGCTGTACCTAAATCTAAGCGGAAATCGTATTCTGGATCTTCAGTTGAGGTTGCTGATACAAATTTAACCATCCCCCGCGAGGAACACACTATAGGGAATGATAATAAAAGCACGAAATCTCTTTACGAGTCTTCCAAACTGGGCAGCTCCTCAAAGAGAAAGAGGCTTGATGACAGAGGCATTGCAAAGCCTTCAAATAATCTATCAGATATGGAACCATCATTGCCAATTTTTGACTCAAGGAAGTTAGTGCCAATTTTTGACTCAAggaagttattaattaatagggCATTATCTGAAATAAGAAAGAAGTTGCCAGAGATAAGGAAGGCTGATGCCGAACTAGCTGCACTGAAGAAAAACCTAGCAAATTTACCTCAAAAAGCATCAGCAGCAGGAGCAGCAGGATCatcaggaggaggaggagaggtGGTGGTGTCTAACAAGCCTAGCACTGCAACAATTTCTGGCACAGTGGAGCATCAATCAGTGGTGAGGAGGACATCAATGCACATGACTGTTCCTGACTCTGATTTTCACAACTTTGACAGTGAAAGGTCTGAGGAATGCTTCAAGGCGAAGCAGATATGGGCAATCTACGATGAAGAAGATGGTATGCCACGTCTGTACTGTCTGATTCGTCAAGTGATTTCGGTCTCACCTTTTAAAGTTGCAATAAGTTACATGAACTCTAAATCTGTTTCGGAGTTTGGGTCGGTGAATTGGATAGAATCCGGGTTTACAAAATCTTGTGGAAATTTTAGGACATCAAACATTGATGTGGTTGAAGAAGTGAATATCTTTTCTCATGTACTGAGCAGAGAAAAAACAACAAGGGGAGGATGCCTTAGAATTTATCCTAGGAGCGGAGATATATGGGCCATATACAAGAACTGGTCATCGGAATGGAACAGGGAGACCCCCTCTGAAGTTAGGCATCAATATGAGATGGTGGAAATTATGATGGattatgatgaagaagatggggTTTGCATGTGTCCACTGGTGAAAGTAGATGGTTACAGGACTGTGTATGGGAGGAACCCAGATAAGGGTTCCATTTGTAGGGTTTTGAAGAAGGAAATGTTGAGATTCTCACATTGTGTTCCTTCTTGGCGAATTAGAGGTGCAGAGAAGACTGATGATCTGCCAGAATGCTGTTGGGATCTTGACCCAGCCGCAACCCAAGATGGCCTTATCCTTCAAaagcaagaagaagaagaagaagaagaagctgagGCTGAAGCTGAAGCTGGAAACTTAAAGTGA
- the LOC124920604 gene encoding nitrile-specifier protein 5 isoform X2, translated as MAAVGETIFVFGGRDAQHKELNELYSFDTSTNQWSLVQSGPPNRSYHSMTSDDRRLYVFGGCGESGRLNDLWAYDVMDKTWNKFPLPGEDCKPRGGPGLAVAEGRIWVVYGFTGEETDDVHYYDLVEEKWVRVETVGEKPTARSVFPITAIGKYIFVYGGEVDPSDLGHMGAGKFADGVYVLDAETFVWTKWDDKSASGESPGPRGWCAFAAGVRDGKPGLLVYGGNSPTNDRLDDIHFFTPSFD; from the coding sequence ATGGCGGCTGTTGGTGAAACCATTTTCGTGTTTGGAGGTAGAGATGCCCAACACAAGGAGCTCAACGAGCTTTACTCTTTCGATACCAGTACTAACCAGTGGTCTCTAGTTCAGTCTGGTCCTCCCAACCGGAGCTATCACTCCATGACATCTGATGATCGACGCCTTTATGTATTTGGTGGATGTGGTGAATCTGGTCGGTTGAATGACCTTTGGGCTTATGATGTAATGGACAAAACATGGAATAAATTTCCCCTCCCTGGGGAAGATTGCAAGCCTAGAGGTGGCCCGGGGCTTGCTGTGGCCGAAGGAAGAATATGGGTGGTTTATGGTTTCACAGGAGAAGAGACGGATGATGTTCACTATTATGATCTGGTGGAAGAAAAATGGGTTCGAGTTGAGACTGTGGGGGAGAAGCCAACTGCTAGAAGCGTGTTCCCAATAACTGCAATTGggaaatatatatttgtgtatGGAGGTGAAGTTGATCCAAGTGACTTGGGTCATATGGGTGCTGGCAAATTTGCGGACGGAGTTTATGTCTTGGATGCAGAGACATTTGTCTGGACAAAGTGGGATGATAAGTCGGCTTCAGGGGAGAGTCCAGGCCCACGTGGGTGGTGCGCGTTTGCGGCTGGAGTTAGGGATGGGAAGCCTGGATTGCTTGTTTATGGTGGTAATTCCCCAACCAATGATCGTCTTGATGACATTCACTTCTTTACTCCTTCGTTTGATTAA
- the LOC124920604 gene encoding nitrile-specifier protein 5 isoform X1, which yields MALGKSQGKWVKIEQQGSGPGARSSHAITIVGEKAYAFGGEFTPRVPVDNKLYVFDLKQQIWSIIDATGDVPPPRVGVTMAAVGETIFVFGGRDAQHKELNELYSFDTSTNQWSLVQSGPPNRSYHSMTSDDRRLYVFGGCGESGRLNDLWAYDVMDKTWNKFPLPGEDCKPRGGPGLAVAEGRIWVVYGFTGEETDDVHYYDLVEEKWVRVETVGEKPTARSVFPITAIGKYIFVYGGEVDPSDLGHMGAGKFADGVYVLDAETFVWTKWDDKSASGESPGPRGWCAFAAGVRDGKPGLLVYGGNSPTNDRLDDIHFFTPSFD from the exons ATGGCTCTAGGCAAATCGCAAGGCAAATGGGTCAAG ATTGAACAACAAGGTTCAGGTCCTGGTGCAAGAAGCTCACATGCTATAACCATCGTGGGAGAAAAGGCTTATGCTTTTGGTGGTGAGTTCACACCAAGAGTACCAGTTGACAATAAGTTATATGTTTTTGATCTCAAACAGCAAATCTGGTCTATCATCGACGCCACCGGCGATGTCCCTCCACCGCGGGTTGGTGTCACGATGGCGGCTGTTGGTGAAACCATTTTCGTGTTTGGAGGTAGAGATGCCCAACACAAGGAGCTCAACGAGCTTTACTCTTTCGATACCAGTACTAACCAGTGGTCTCTAGTTCAGTCTGGTCCTCCCAACCGGAGCTATCACTCCATGACATCTGATGATCGACGCCTTTATGTATTTGGTGGATGTGGTGAATCTGGTCGGTTGAATGACCTTTGGGCTTATGATGTAATGGACAAAACATGGAATAAATTTCCCCTCCCTGGGGAAGATTGCAAGCCTAGAGGTGGCCCGGGGCTTGCTGTGGCCGAAGGAAGAATATGGGTGGTTTATGGTTTCACAGGAGAAGAGACGGATGATGTTCACTATTATGATCTGGTGGAAGAAAAATGGGTTCGAGTTGAGACTGTGGGGGAGAAGCCAACTGCTAGAAGCGTGTTCCCAATAACTGCAATTGggaaatatatatttgtgtatGGAGGTGAAGTTGATCCAAGTGACTTGGGTCATATGGGTGCTGGCAAATTTGCGGACGGAGTTTATGTCTTGGATGCAGAGACATTTGTCTGGACAAAGTGGGATGATAAGTCGGCTTCAGGGGAGAGTCCAGGCCCACGTGGGTGGTGCGCGTTTGCGGCTGGAGTTAGGGATGGGAAGCCTGGATTGCTTGTTTATGGTGGTAATTCCCCAACCAATGATCGTCTTGATGACATTCACTTCTTTACTCCTTCGTTTGATTAA
- the LOC124931706 gene encoding uncharacterized protein LOC124931706 produces the protein MEHKYDEKKQTPCAKKVIKILLSISIVSFLIISLSPYLLPLLIQWFDHYTATFSLSSHLFRYSSERNYIFLFCNGILFLVIKTSVLKGNSFLGSQSTIQEVSNTHKELSKPSTKDITMDYEEEEEEEVNIHDNDEEEDGIGLLSAEELNRKCDDFIRKIREGIRVEVRPTAN, from the coding sequence ATGGAACACAAGTATGATGAAAAGAAGCAAACTCCTTGCGCCAAGAAGGTTATCAAAATTCTGCTGTCAATTTCTATAGTTTCCTTCCTCATCATCTCCCTCTCTCCCTATCTGCTTCCTCTTCTGATCCAATGGTTTGATCATTACACCGCCACTTTCTCTCTATCCTCACATCTATTCAGATACAGCAGTGAACGCAACTACATATTCCTCTTCTGCAATGGAATTTTGTTCTTGGTGATCAAGACTTCAGTCCTAAAAGGCAATTCTTTTCTGGGTTCTCAATCTACAATTCAAGAGGTCAGCAACACTCATAAGGAATTATCAAAGCCATCAACAAAGGATATCACCATggactatgaagaagaagaagaagaagaagtcaaTATTCATGACAACGACGAAGAAGAAGACGGAATCGGGTTGTTGAGTGCAGAAGAACTGAACAGGAAATGCGATGACTTTATAAGAAAGATTAGAGAAGGAATCAGAGTTGAGGTTCGACCAACAGCTAACTAA
- the LOC124919569 gene encoding glucose-6-phosphate 1-dehydrogenase, chloroplastic-like, whose protein sequence is MTDEELRNLISQTLTCRIDQRENCNEKMTKFLKRCFYHSGQYNNVDDFLKLDSKLIKEEEGRLSNRLFYLSIPPNLFVDVAKCASTKASSKTGWTRVIVEKPFGRDLESSKQLSTSLKQYLTEDQIFRIDHYLGKEIVENLIVLRFSNLVFEPLWSRNYIRNVQFIFSEDFGTEGRGGYFDNYGIIRDIMQNHLLQTLALFAMETPISLDAEDIRNEKVKVLRSMRPLQLEDVIVGQYKGFSKDGKTYQGYTDDPTVPKDSITPTFAAAALFINNARWDGVPFLMKAGKALNKRRAEIRVQFRHVPGNLYKRSFGTDLDKATNELVLRIQPNEAIYLKINNKVPGLGMRLDRSDLNLLYKAKYRKEIPDAYERLLLDAIGGEQRLFIRSDELDAAWPLFTPLLKELEEKRISPELYPYGSRGPVGAHYLAAKHNVRWGDLNEDDS, encoded by the exons ATGACGGATGAGGAGCTGAGGAACTTGATCAGTCAAACCTTAACTTGCAGGATTGATCAGAG AGAAAATTGCAATGAGAAAATGACCAAGTTTCTGAAGAGATGCTTCTACCATTCTGGGCAATACAACAATGTGGATGATTTCTTGAAATTAGACAGCAAGCTCATAAAGGAAGAG gaagGAAGACTGTCGAATAGATTGTTTTACTTGTCAATACCGCCAAACTTATTTGTGGATGTGGCGAAATGTGCCAGCACTAAGGCTTCCTCAAAAACAGGTTGGACGAGGGTCATTGTCGAAAAACCGTTTGGTAGGGATTTGGAATCATCTAAACAACTTTCTACAAGTCTAAAGCAATACCTTACAGAGGATCAAATATTCAG GATTGATCATTACCTAGGCAAGGAAATCGTTGAAAACCTCATTGTACTTAGATTCTCAAATCTCGTGTTTGAGCCTCTTTGGTCGAGAAATTACATCCGCAACGTGCAATTCATTTTCTCAGAGGATTTTGGTACAGAAGGCCGAGGCGG TTACTTCGACAACTATGGAATTATTCGAGATATAATGCAAAATCATTTGTTGCAAACGTTAGCGCTGTTTGCAATGGAGACACCTATAAGTTTGGATGCAGAAGACATTAGGAATGAAAAG GTTAAGGTTTTAAGGTCAATGAGACCGTTGCAGCTTGAGGATGTGATTGTAGGGCAATATAAAGGGTTCAGTAAAGATGGTAAAACCTATCAGGGATATACAGACGATCCAACTGTGCCTAAAGACAGCATTACTCCCACTTTTGCAGCAGCAGCACTCTTTATTAATAATGCAAGATGGGATGGAGTGCCTTTCCTAATGAAAGCCGGCAAAGCCCTTAACAAGAGAAG AGCGGAGATCAGGGTACAGTTCAGACATGTACCTGGGAATCTATACAAGAGAAGCTTTGGAACAGATCTGGATAAAGCTACAAATGAGTTGGTTCTTCGCATTCAGCCAAATGAAGCTATATATCTAAAGATTAACAACAAAGTTCCTGGTCTTGGGATGAGGCTGGACAGGAGTGACCTTAACTTGCTCTACAAAGCAAA GTATCGGAAAGAAATACCAGATGCATACGAGAGACTTTTGTTGGATGCAATTGGAGGGGAACAAAGGTTGTTCATAAGAAGCGATGAATTGGATGCTGCTTGGCCATTGTTCACGCCACTTTTGAAGGAATTGGAAGAAAAAAGGATTTCACCAGAACTCTACCCGTATGGAAGCAGAGGACCCGTAGGAGCGCATTATCTTGCTGCAAAGCACAATGTTAGATGGGGAGATCTTAATGAAGACGATTCTTAG